The Candidatus Methylomirabilota bacterium genome segment GAAGCCCCTTGTATCACCTCTCTGAGTTCCTGAGAACTGGATTCATGGAGGAGAGAGTCGGGGATGACCCCGGATTGCTCCACGGCGTCGCCCAGGCCCCACGGAGCGAATGCTAAGGAAAGGGTAACGATAATCAGAAGCGATCGACGCATGGACCACCTTGAGGAGGCTGATGCAAACCGCGGTCTGTTAGCTTATTGCTATTTCCATGGCAAGCAAAAAACGGGCCAGATTGGCCGTTGATTTCGGTAAGGCCCTTGCGGTAGAATCCCGTGGCTGTTTGCCGTTCAGATAGGTTATGGGAGACCAGCGAAGGGGGGGAATGGTGAGCAACCAATTGAGTGGTTGGGCCCTGGTTCTGGGCGCGTCGAGCGGGTTCGGGGAGGCCACGAGCCTGGCCCTGGCTCGAGCGGGGATGCACATCTTTGGCGTTCACATGGATCGGAAGGCCACCGTGGCCAATGTAGAGCGGATCGTGGGGGAAATCCGGGGGATGGGGCGGGAGACCCATTTCTTTAATATGAACGCCGCCGACGAGGAAAAGCGCCGGGAGGCGTTAGATCAGATGGAAAAAGTCCTGAAGGAGCGAGGCGAGGAGGGAGGGGTAAAGGTCCTCCTCCACTCATTGGCCTTCGGGACCCTCAAGCCTTTTGTCGCAGCGAACCCGGCCGGGGCCATCAACAAGGTCCAGATGGACATGACCGTGGATGTCATGGCGCACAGTCTCGTCTACTGGGTCCAGGATCTGGTCAGGCGAGGACTGATGCGTGAAGGGGGAAGAGTCTTCGCCATGACGAGCTCTGGCGGGCATCGGGTCTGGCACACGTATGGCGCTGTCTCCGCCGCCAAGGCCGCCTTGGAATCGCACGTCCGACAGCTGGCGCTGGAACTGGCTCAAATGGGGATTACGGTCAATGCGGTCCGTGCCGGGGTGACCGACACTCCGGCCCTCCGGAAGATCCCCGGTCATGAGAAGATGATCGAGGGGGCCCAGGAGCGCAATCCGTTTCACCGTATTACGACGCCTGCCGATGTCGCAGCCGCAATGGTAGGGCTGTGCCAACCGGGGGTGTATTGGGTGACGGGTAATGTGATCGGGGTGGACGGGGGAGAGGATATCGTAGGGTAGCGTATTCCCGTCCGAAAGCCGGTCTTCTAATATATTCTTACCGCTGAACCGTCGCCGAGGCATGCGCCAAGTTATGGCCTGCAAGCCTGAAATCGTAAGTGTTGTGTCACGCTGAGGGGGGTGGTTCAGGGAGATTGCTGAGGATTGCCAGGAACTCCTCGGATCGGCTCAGGTCCTTCAGCAGGTGGTCGGGCGCCGCCTGAAGCAGCGTTTCCCAGGAGTCGCCGCCGGTCGTTACAGCCACAGTCGTTGCGCCCGCTTCGCGGCCACAGGTGATATCAAGATCGGTATCGCCAATGACGACGACCCTCATATCTTTCTTCGATTCGCCCATAATGCTTCTCCCCCGCTCGATCGCCTTCTGGATGAGCGCCGTCCGGTTCTGTGCGTCCGAGCCGAATCCCCCGAAGGAAAAGTAGCGATTCAGGTCAGCGCGGCTCAGCTTGATCCGGGCCGCAGTTTCTAGATTGCCTGTGGCAAGACCCAACCGGAACTCCGGTCGACCGGCGAGCATCTCGAGCAGGTCGGGCAGTCCTGGCATGATCCGGTAGCCTGGTGAGTGACGCACTTCCTCTTGCAGGTAAGGAAGATACCGACTACAAATCGCCTGGATCTCCGCCGGGGTGGGGAGCCGGCCGAGCCCGGCAGTAAAGAGGTCCTCGATGATGGCCGGATCCGTCCGGCCGTGGAACCGAATCCCATCGGCGAGCGCATCGATGCTGAACAATTCGCGAAACGTCCTTTGAAACGCTCGAATCCCAGCCCCTCCGGTGAGGATAAGCGTTCCGTCCACGTCAAAGAGCAAGAGAGTAGTCATCAGTAGATCCTCCCAAGCCGCAAGAGGGGTCAGCGCCTTTCGCCGGCGCCGAACAGGATTTCGCCGAAGTGGCGTAGGATCCTAGCGGTAGCCCCCCAGATCGTGTGGGGCCCCTCCCGACGGACGAAGACCCGGACCTTTTCTCTTTCCCTCTCCCAGACCTCCTCATGGAAGGCCTGCGGGTTTTTGAGGAGCTGCAAGGGGAAGGAGAGAATCTCAGCGATCTCCCTCGCTTCGATCTGAAAGGGATATCGGGAGGGAATAAAGCCGACCACAGGGGTGATGAGGAAATTGGAGGTGGCAGTAGAGGTATCGTCCAGCTCTCCAAACACCTCCACATCCTTGGGATGGATGCCTATCTCCTCATGGGCCTCTCTCAGAGCCGTGGCGATTGGGTCTCGATCTTCCGGCTGCCAGGTCCCGCCGGGAAAGGCGATCTGTCCTTGATGCGTCTTGACATGATCCGTCCTCTTGATAAGAAGAATTTCAAATCCTCCTTCACCGTGGTAGAGAGGGACCAGCACCGCCGCCTGCTGTTTTCCCTCGGAGGGCAGAGATGTTCGTTGGCGGCCTGTGATGATGCGGCGGATTTCCTCCTTCTCGATCATACGTACCTCTTGAACCAGGCAATACTCAGCCGGACAGCTTCCTCCCGGTGTTTACGGTTGCTGAATCGATGGTCTGCGCCCACCATGATCTCGAGGGCTTTCGGCTCCTTGGCCTGTTCGTAGAGGGCCCGGCCGTGACGGTGGGGGATCAGTTCGTCCTGTTCCCCATGAATAATCAGGCAGCGGGGGATGCCAGCCGGGACCTCTGCAAAGGTTCCCCGTGCCAGCTCTTGAAAGAACGCGGCGCCGAGCCCGTGAGCCGTTAAGGCTTCCTTCCGGGCTTGCAAATCCCGAAGATGAACCGGAGTTGCCCAGAGGGCGGTGGCCATCACCTGGGGCGCCTCGGCCGCCACAAAGAGGGCGATATAACCTCCGAGGCTGCTTCCCAAGAGGAAAAAACGTTCGTCCAGCGCCGGGTGGTCCCGAAGGTGCGAGAGGACTGCCTTGAGGTCACTGATCCGGCCGGCAACGGTGGTGTCCTTGAGCTGTCCACTACTCTCACCGCACCCTCTGAAATCAAACCGAAGGCAGGCAAATCCTGCCTTGGTGAGCCGCGCTGCCAGAAGCAGGTATTTGTCACTCGCTTTTGCGCTGAGGAGACCGTGGGCGGTAATCACGCAGGGCCACCGGCCCGCACCCGGGAGGTGCAGCACCCCATCGAGCCGCTCTCCCTCGGACCAGGTGAGCAGCGGCTCAAGCACCAGTCTCCCTCAGTTCTCGGATTTCGTGGTGGGCCCAGAGGGCCTGTTCTTCCTGACTCAGTTCTGCAAGATCCCAGAGGTTTACGATAATGTACCGCTCTCCTGAAATTCCGGTCGCCCATCGGTAACGGACATATACTGGGTGGACTCCCTCCTTTACCAATCTTGCCCGCCTGGTCACAATGAGATCCGGGTTCACCTCGATGTCCGGATTCTGCCGGTAGAGGTCGAGAATGGCTGGGCGGAACCGGAAAAGCTCGTCCTGGTTAATTCCTTGATAGAGGAGATTTTTGTAGGTGCCGAAATCCTGCTTTGCTTTGTCAAAGCGGGCCTTGAGAATTGATTGGGACGGAAGGATATACGTGGACCGGAGGGTCTGGGGAACCGATCGATCGAGCACGCCGGGATCGGCAGGCCCCACCCGAGGCTGGTAGATCTCCACAAGTCCCTCCTGTGCCATGTCTCCCAAGAGCTTGAGGACTTCCGTCTCGGAGATTTCAAGAGATTCGGCGACAGTCAACGCCGGGATCAGATTAAATTGCTCCTGCCAGTACCCGACGAGATAGTCTAGAATCCGTTGGTGCTGAAAATCCATAAGTCATTATGGAGAGTGATTACCGCTGGATTTCATCTCTGAGGTGGTTGAGCACCGGCGATTCCCAAATCAGCATACCGGATCATTTGAAGGTGCGCAAGTTGTGATAGGAAGACGGTGTGTAGCATCAGATGCGGTTTGCTTGACGCTTCTGAAGACGGCTGCTATGTTATGCTGAGATCATGACGTAGGCCCTAAGGGCATTTGGGTGCTGCGAGGTGACGGGATGCAGGTCGGCGAGCGGATGAAGACGGAATTGCTCCACGTTAGCCCCTCAGATAGCGTACGAACCTCTTGGGGACTCCTGCGGGAGCATCAGATTCGCCACCTGCCGGTGGTGGAGGACGGAAAACTCGCGGGTATCATCACGGATCGGGATATCCGGCTCGTCTTTCCGTCGGCGGTTACGGCGGGCCAGAGAGAGCAAGATCCGCATGACGCCCTCGAAAAGGTTTCGGTGCAAGAAATCATGTCGAGACCGGGCGTCACGGTGACGTCGGAGACCCCCATTGCCGATGCCGCGCGCCTTCTCCTCGAACGTCGGATCGGCGGCCTTCCGGTAGTGGAGGGAGAACACCTGGTGGGGATCATTACCAAGGATGACATCCTCGCAGCCTTCGTGGAGGTCATGGAAGCGAGGTATTAGTAATTAGGCCCCCAGCCGGACTCCTCCACCGCCCGGAAGATGTCGGTATCGCTTACGATCCCGATAATCTTACCGCCCTGACGTACCAAGACCCGTCGGATCCCCTTCTCGCTCATCAGCCTGGCTGCGTCCGCGAGGGGATAGTCAGGGGGCACGGTAATGAGGCTTGTGGTCATGACGTCCTGAACATTCAGCGTCTTGGGATCTTTCCCATGCGAGACAACCTTGGAGATGATGTCCCGCTTGGTCATCATCCCCTCAGGCTCCCCGGGCGTCGCCGGCGTGACCATGAGGCTCGAGATACCTTTTTCCTGCATCTGATGTATTGCCTCCGCCACGGACTTGTTCGCTTCGATGCTCACCACCGGGCTCTTCATGATACTGACCACCGTGTACATGGGTCTCCCCCTAGATTGTGCTCTGGTTAGCTCATGCTTGCGTGAAGCTTCACTGTATTCAGGACGAGCTCCGCTGATCGGACCATATCATCGAGCAGCAGATACTCCCGCACCGTGTGGACCTCCCGCTGCCCAGTCCCCACATTAGCCACCTCGAGCCCCTTGGCGCAAAGGAAATTGGCGTCGGAGGCCCCGCCCGTTCGCCAGAGGGTGATTTCGCGCCCGAGAGTATGGGCGGCGTGTCGAACAAGTTGGACAATCCGAGCGTCCTCAGGAATGAAGAGCCGATCGTAGTCCCGCTGGACCTGGTACGTGACTTGGCCCCGGTGGGTCGTCCCGTCCAGTGTGAGCTGGTGCTGGCCTGCCGCCTCCTCGAAGCAGCGGATCATGTGCTCGGTCTGGGCCTTGAGTTTGGCCTCGTCGTGGCTGCGCGCCTCCCCGTGGACGGTGACGGCGCTGGGGATGATGTTGATGGCGATACCGCCCTCGATCGTTCCAATGTTCGCCGTAGTCTCGTCATCTAGGCGGCCGAGCCGCATCCCCGCGATAGCCTCGCTGGCTATCCGGATCGCATTGATCCCCCTCTCAGGACAGACCCCGGCGTGAGCCTCGAAACCCTGGAGGGTGAACTGGAGTCTATTGGCGGCCGGTGCCCTGGTGATCAGTCGATCGGGATCGCTGCTGTCCAGTATGAGGCCGGTGCGGGCATGGAGGCGGGAAACGTCCAGGTGTCTCGCCCCAAGTAGGCTGCTCTCTTCGCAAATGGTAAAGAGGATCTCGAGCTCTGCGTACGGGACTTTTTCTTTCTGAAGCGCCCGGAGCACTTCACAGATGATGGCGATCCCGCTTTTGTCGTCCGCCCCCAAGATCGTGGATCCGTCGCTTTTGATGAGGTTCTCCTCAACCTGGGGCTTGATCCCCTGACCGGGCCCAACGGTATCCATATGGGCGCAGAGTAGGAAGGGAGTTCCCCCCGATCGGGTGCCGGGAATGCGCGCGATGAGGTTTCCAACCGTTCCGCCTACCATCTGATCCGTCTGGTCAAAACTCACCTCGGCTCCCAAAGAAGTTAGCTCCTCCTTGAGGTGCATCGCGATCTCTCGCTCCTTCCGGGAGGGGCTGTCGATTTGCACCAGCGTCAGGAAATGGTCGCGCATCCGGTCACGATTAATCATGCGTTTCCCCCGCATTCTCAGGATGGCGTGCCCCTTAGGATACTATACGGGTTGGGAGGCCGCAAAGGAAAAGGCCGATCAAACAGCCAAGGCGGCGACCCGCTCGCGGAGTCGGGCGGCAATGACTTCATACAGGTCGGCTTCGGGAGGGATCGGACCTTCATCGAGGAGTTCTTGCACTGTGACCGGCGGGCCAAAGACGATTGTCAGGGGATGGAGTCGTTGAAAGCGCTTACCCCGAGGCCAAATGTCGAACGAACCGAAAATCCGGACCGGAAGCAGGGGAAGATTCAGCTCCCTGGCCAGGATGGATACCCCTTTTTTGAAGGGCTTGATCTGGCCGTCAATTGAGCGCGCTCCTTCGGGAAAGACACAGAGGAGTTCCCCCTGCCTCAAAACATACGCTGCCGCTTGTAGCGCCTGAAACAAGTAGGTATCAGCATCCACGTGGATAACCCGATACGCCTTGCCAAACATGGCGGTGACCGGATTTTGGAAGAATTGATGAAAGCCCAGAAAGTTCAGCTGACGAACAAGACGGAACTCAAGGGCAGCCCCGAGGGCAAACCCGTCGACGTAGCTGGCGTGATTGGGAGTGATCAGATAGGGGCCCCGATCCGGCACGTGGCTCAGGCCGTGGACCCGGAAACGGCAAAGCAGACGGAAGACGAGGCGGAGGAGCTTGTGGGAGAGAAAAGAGACGGCAATAGCCCAGGGCTTGTTGCTCTCTGCGATCTCGGCCCGGACACTTTCTGGGGGCTCACCTGCCAAGATCTCGTTCCACGGGGGGCGGCGGGCCTCTCGATCTTCCTGGATGACCTCTGGGTGTTCAGCCAGACACTCATGTACCTTAACTACCAGATCTCGCACTGTAAACAGCGCGGGGCCGGCCTCTGCAGGGAGATCGATGTTGAACAACTCTTCGAGGGCCACCATCAGCTCGATCCGTGATAGAGAATCCAGGCCGAGGTCCAGTTCCAAATTATCGTCGAGACGGATTCCTTTCTTCTTCCGGGCCAGAACCGGGAGGTATGCGAGGATTTTCCGGGTGACCGGGGTTTCCCACAGGTGCTGGTCTACTTCCGATGGTGGTAGCCCTTCATCCACTTCGACTCGCAGGGTTTCTCCCCTGAGATACATCTCGTGAACCAAGTGCCGTTGGATTTTGCCCAACCGGGTCCTGGGAAAGGGGTCTTTCACGATCCGGAGCTGGGTCGGGCGCTTGGAAGCAGGAAGTTCCCGAGAGAGGCTGTCCATCTCCCATCGGATCACGTCTTCGGAGTTGGCGAGCCGTTGGGCCTTGAGGTGCTCGAAGTTGGGAACCACCAGGGCGGCGAGCCCCTCGTTGTGTGCGCCGCCGGGTTCGCCAATCCCCAGCAGGCAGATCTCCTTGATAAAGGGGCTCTTCAAGAAGTGGGCCTCTACCTCGTCAGGATAGATGTTTTTTCCCGTCGAAAGGACGATGACCTCCTTGAGGCGTCCAGTGATGAAGAGATACCCGTTGGCGTTGAGATACCCGAGGTCTCCCGAAAGAAACCAGCCGTCCCGGAAACTCTGGGCCGTCCCTTCCGGGTCCTTGAAGTAGCCTTGCATCACGTTGGGGCCTTGGATGGCGATCTCGCCGACACCCTCCGAATCCGGCTCCATGATCCGGACTTGGACACCGAGCAGAGGCACGCCGACCGACTCGAAGCGGGGCTCGGTCATCGGGGTGAAGGTCACCCCGGGTGAGGTCTCGGTGAGGCCGTAGCCTTCGAGGACGGTGAAGCCCAGACGGTAGAAATCTCGGCCGACCGTGGGATCGAGCTTGGCGCCACCACTGATGAGGATGCAGAGCCTGCCGCCAAAGCGCCGATGAATCTGAGTGAAGAGAAGGCGGCCGGCGTTCATTCCGAAATACTGTCGTGCGCCGCCGGCGAGACCCAAGAGAACGTTGAAGAGAAGTCGAATCGGCCGAGGCCTCTTCTTGATCTCCTGAAAGATCCCTCGATGGAGGAGGGCAAGGAGCTGGGGAACCCCCGGCAGGAAAGTGACTCCGGTCTCCTGCATACATTCCAGCAGATCAGGGGGCTTCAGGCTCTGGAGGAAAGTGACCCGGGCCCCAAAGAAGAGGGGCCCCAGAAACGTGATCATGAAGGGGTAAACGTGATGCAGCGGCAAGAGGGCCAGCACGTTGTCCTCGGGCCCGCAGATGTGGAGATCCTTCACGGCGGAGATGTTCGACAAAAAATTGCTGTGGCTGAGCATCACCCCTTTGGGGATTCCGGTGGTCCCCGAGGTGTACAGGATCGAGGCAATCCCCTCCGGTGGAGGAGAAGGTAGTGTGACATTCTCGGTGTTCTGCAGAATCTTGGAGAGGGTGTGAATCCCCGGGAGGGCCTTCTCATCTAACAGGATGATCTCGGGGCGGGGAGAAAGGCGAGCGATGAGCTCATGCACCTTGGCCAGTTCGGTTTCCGAGACGATGATAGCCCGGCTCTCGGAATGGCAAAGGAGATTTTCCACCTCCTGTGCGTCCAGTTGGGCATCGAGAGGGACCGCCGTGGCTCCAGAAACCACGATTCCCAGGTAGGCAACGCACCACTCCGGCCGGTTTTCAGAAAAGAGGGCGACGCGATCTCCAGGGGTGATCTCGAGCTGGAGGAGGAAAGTCGCGAGGCGACGCGCCTGATCTTCGACGTCGCCGTAAGTCCATCGTACGTATTGGCCGTCTCGCTTGATCTGGAAAGCGACCCGGTCCCGAAAGAGGGTTACCGCCTCAAAAAACTGGACGGGGATTGTTTGGGCTGCTAGCATGCCACGATGATAACAGTTTCTGTGATGGCTCACAATCAGAGGGGAGAGAGCGTGTCGGAGGCGTCAGTGAAAGGGAAGAGCATCATCTTCGTTGCACTGCTGAGTCTCGTCTGGAGCGGCTGTGCTACGCAGGAGCCTCTCCCTCCCGGTCGTGTGGGGGAAGTCAGAGGAAAAGTAGTGCGTGTCGAGAGAGAGCAGGGGTTAATTGCTGTCGGGACCAACTTGGAGGACGGGGAACAGTGGTTTCAGCTCAGGCCCTTCACCGCGGTGAGCGGGGCCGACGTTTCAAGTGCGAGTGCGTTGAAGATCGGAGAGAGGGTATACGTGCGCTATCTTCAGGAACCGGCAACAGATCCTCCAGAGGTCCTCAGCATCACGGTGCTCCGGTATACGCTTAAACCAACAGGGAAAGGGCTCGGGAGCATCGGAATTCCTGGCTTCTGATGTGCCTGACACGAGACCCTTAACACGCAGCCTATCGTCTCTGCTACGGAAGTTCTCAATCTCCTTTGGCGCCGAACCCAGATAGGGCGGGTTACCCCACCCCACAAACTGCCAGGTTCACAGTAGGGGAAATTTCATCAGATCCATGAGCCGGTCCACATGCTGGTGGGCCACGGCTAAGAGAGTCTGCCGGTTCTCGCCGTCGGCCGGCTCCTCGTGGAGGAGAATGTACATAGCACCCTTCAGTGCCGTCAAAGATGTATGAACCTCGTTGACGACCGTCACCAGGAAGTCCGTCTTGAGCTGGTTCTGCTGTAATGAAGCGTGAAGCTGCGCCTCGAACTGACCGGTCTCCAGGCGCTCGGGGTAGTCTGTGAGTTCATTGGAGGGTGTTTCCAGCTGGTATAGTTCTCGGCCCAGACGGTCCGCAACCAGTTGATAGGCCGCCACCAGCTGTTTGAAGGTCTGGACAAAGGTTTTCAGGTCTTCTTCCATTTTCTCTATGTGGCAAAACTATCTTCCCGGGGATCAAATCCGCAGTGGTGTACGCGCGGCCGGAACCCCTACGTTCCGTTGTCGCTGCTTGTCTTCCCTGGCGACTCTTCCTCCTGATCGAGGACTTCCTGGAGGAGGGCACCGATGAGGAAGAACTCCTTGTCAATGTCGTCCTTAGTGAAGCGCAGGCCGTGGAGGACGCCTTCCCCCACGGTCGGTGTGCGGACCCACATCACCTCGGTCTCCGCTTCCATCAAGGGAAGGGTCAGCCCGGTGGGGGTCGCCACAAGCACGCGGGTCCGGGGATCAAGTGCCTGGGGAAGGGTGATCATCAGCCCGCCGTCGCTGATGTTCTGGGCGCGACCTGGGAGGCGGGTATCCGGGGGAATGAGGCAGGCGATCTCGAGGTCGATCGGGATGCGGAGGGAGGACCGAGGTGTCGAGCCTGCCTGAAAGACCATAAGCCGGTCCCAGATCCGATGGTCTGTCCCGGCCCACTTGGTGAACTTGAGACCTATCTGGCCAGGGGTGCCTGCGCCCGTCCAGACCACCACGGCCTCGCTTCGGGCGTTCTGCCCTTCAGAATTCACGAGGATATTCGTGGGAGTGCCTGGTGCAAGGGGCTCCGGGACTTCGAGCAGCAGCCCGCCGCGGCTCACGTTGCGGGTCAGACCCACGGTCCGGTAACCGGGCACCGCGGAACTCTCGCAGAGGGCCGGCATGCGTAGTGGAAACCGGGGATGCTCACGGGTTTCAGTATGGTCCATAATCCTCGTATCCCATGCAAGGTCCAGACCGAATTTCCCCTTTTTCAGGTCTCCGAGGACAAATAGGCCTTCCGAGCGACCATTGCCCCAGGAAGCAGGCCGTCACTTGAGAGCGGTAACAAAGAAGAGGTGAGTAACTTCCCGGATAGCATATAATCAGAGCTGTGACTGGAGCTTCGGCCACGGATCGCAGCGCGCCTGAGCTCTGTGTGTGTCTCTCGAAGACAATAACCACCGATTTGAGTCAGGCTGTACACGGAGTGTTGATCGGCGGATCAGGGCGAGAGGGAGGGGTTTATGGAAGTGATTCGGGGAAAGGATAGCGAGGCTCGACGCGGGGAGAGATTTACTGGGACGGCGTGGGTCGGGACGCCGCTCAAAGCGCAGCGGCCAGCGGGCATGAGAGTGTTCCTGGTGTTTTTCGAGCCCGGAGCCCGGACACACTGGCACGCACACGGGGGTGAGCAGACCCTTTATGTTGTTGCGGGGACAGGCCGGGTCCAGAAATCGGGCGACCCGGGGAGGGAGATGGGTCCTGGAGACATCGTGTACATTGCCCCGGGAGAGAAGCACTGGCACGGGGCGGGGCCACAAAGTTCACTCTTGCACCTCGCGGTCACCACGGGAGGAGACACTGTGTGGATGGAGGAGGTGACGGAGGATGCGTACACGAAGGATTTCAATTGAAAAACTTCTGCAGTGAAATAAGCCATCACAGAGGGGATGGGTGCCGGTCTGAGCGTGTGCAGGCTAGAGCGGCAAGCTCATGGCCTGGCCCGACTGGGCGCTGCGTATTACCGCCTCGGTAAACTCCATGTACCGCGCGCCGTCCTCGAAGCTGGTGCATGTAACCCTCTCCTTGCCCCGGATCGCGTTGATAAACTCCTCCTCTACCCGCCAGCCTCCTCGCTCCTCCTCGGGGACGTCGACCGTTTGCAGCTCTTTGTCCCGCCGCCGTCCCCCGGAAATCTCGAGGGTCGAGGTATCAAGTCTCAAGGTGCCCTCGGTGCCGAAAAGCCACACCTCGTTCGTCGGCGCTAGGCCCGTGACGGCACTGAAGCGGAGGTGGGCGATCGCTCCACATGCCAGATTCGCGATGATATCCACGTGGTCTGGCACTGTCACCGCCCTGAGGACCCCACTTGTGTCTTTCCGGTGAGGAACACACACCTTGGTCATGGCCATTACCCGGGTCGCGGGCCCCACCCAGCGCATCATTGACTCGTACCAGATACCCATGGTCAGGGTGTTGAAGCCGCTCAGGTCCGCATCGTGCCTCCAGTGTAAGGGGCTTTCCCTGTCCACAAAGTTCGGCTGCACCGCCCGAACCTCTACTGCCAGAATCTCTCCACAGTAGCCAGCAGTGATGAGCTTCTGGATGGGGCGGTCGACGGACAGGGTGTGCGGTGCGGGGACCACCTGGGTTACAAGATGAGGGTGCTGGCGGGCTGCCTCGAGCATGGCATGGGCCTCTGCCGCATTCAACGCCATCCGTGCTTCGCACAGGACATGTTTGTCGTTTTCTAGTGCCGCGAGGGTGACCGGACAGTGCATGTATGGCCACGTCCCGATGCAGATGGCATCGGTGTCCTCGGCCTCCACCAACTCCAACCAGTCATCATACACTTTGGGGATCCCGGACTCCCGGGCTACGGATTCACTCGACTCCCGGCTGCGGTTAGCCACGCTGACAATCTCTACGCCCGGAATGGCCTTGAGCCCGGAGATGTGCTTCAGTCGCGTGTTCGCGCCCGCGCCGACGATTCCCACACGGATCCTCTCGATGTCCATGGCATCTCCTTTCTGATGGAACATAGCTCCCTTGAGACAAGAGCAGTTTAGGCTTGACAGAGGATATACCTATAGGTGTACAAATACGGTATCTCCATGCGACCCTTCGGCTTGTCGCGTGGGTGACCGATGAGGGGAGCGGAAAGCTCCCCAAAGGCAGGGCAAAATGAAACCGGGGTGAACATAGCCCGCGGGCCCACCCGTGGCAGTTTTGGTGGCGCACTTGACACTCGGACGCCCTCCGGGGCAGAGTACGGCCCGGAGGGCACTTTCATTTTTTGGCCAGCAGATTTACCCACTTTACCACGAACCGCTCCGATGGAAGCAAGAGGACAGGTGGAATTTGATATAGGGGGGTTGCCAACGAACGAGACTGTGTCTTTCTGAACAACAATGGGAAGTAAATAAAGCGGCTTCACCGCACCCGCTGGCAGGCAGAGACGGTAAAGCCGCCCGCTCCCGCCCAAGGTTAGAGGTGTGCGCCTCTAATCTTGGGGCCGAGCGTTTTTGTTTATAGCACCCTGGCAAAGTTGAGGGCAACCTTTTTCTCCTCGCATAGGGCCCCGAGCGCTGGAACTCGGGGTGTTGATGCATAAGGGTAAGTGAGCTGAAAGGCTGACGAAGGGAGGGCACGGGACCGGGCCAAGAGGAGGTGAGAACGATGGCTAATCCACCGACCTGCATCAC includes the following:
- a CDS encoding AMP-binding protein, whose product is MLAAQTIPVQFFEAVTLFRDRVAFQIKRDGQYVRWTYGDVEDQARRLATFLLQLEITPGDRVALFSENRPEWCVAYLGIVVSGATAVPLDAQLDAQEVENLLCHSESRAIIVSETELAKVHELIARLSPRPEIILLDEKALPGIHTLSKILQNTENVTLPSPPPEGIASILYTSGTTGIPKGVMLSHSNFLSNISAVKDLHICGPEDNVLALLPLHHVYPFMITFLGPLFFGARVTFLQSLKPPDLLECMQETGVTFLPGVPQLLALLHRGIFQEIKKRPRPIRLLFNVLLGLAGGARQYFGMNAGRLLFTQIHRRFGGRLCILISGGAKLDPTVGRDFYRLGFTVLEGYGLTETSPGVTFTPMTEPRFESVGVPLLGVQVRIMEPDSEGVGEIAIQGPNVMQGYFKDPEGTAQSFRDGWFLSGDLGYLNANGYLFITGRLKEVIVLSTGKNIYPDEVEAHFLKSPFIKEICLLGIGEPGGAHNEGLAALVVPNFEHLKAQRLANSEDVIRWEMDSLSRELPASKRPTQLRIVKDPFPRTRLGKIQRHLVHEMYLRGETLRVEVDEGLPPSEVDQHLWETPVTRKILAYLPVLARKKKGIRLDDNLELDLGLDSLSRIELMVALEELFNIDLPAEAGPALFTVRDLVVKVHECLAEHPEVIQEDREARRPPWNEILAGEPPESVRAEIAESNKPWAIAVSFLSHKLLRLVFRLLCRFRVHGLSHVPDRGPYLITPNHASYVDGFALGAALEFRLVRQLNFLGFHQFFQNPVTAMFGKAYRVIHVDADTYLFQALQAAAYVLRQGELLCVFPEGARSIDGQIKPFKKGVSILARELNLPLLPVRIFGSFDIWPRGKRFQRLHPLTIVFGPPVTVQELLDEGPIPPEADLYEVIAARLRERVAALAV
- a CDS encoding CoA pyrophosphatase — its product is MIEKEEIRRIITGRQRTSLPSEGKQQAAVLVPLYHGEGGFEILLIKRTDHVKTHQGQIAFPGGTWQPEDRDPIATALREAHEEIGIHPKDVEVFGELDDTSTATSNFLITPVVGFIPSRYPFQIEAREIAEILSFPLQLLKNPQAFHEEVWEREREKVRVFVRREGPHTIWGATARILRHFGEILFGAGERR
- a CDS encoding HAD family hydrolase yields the protein MTTLLLFDVDGTLILTGGAGIRAFQRTFRELFSIDALADGIRFHGRTDPAIIEDLFTAGLGRLPTPAEIQAICSRYLPYLQEEVRHSPGYRIMPGLPDLLEMLAGRPEFRLGLATGNLETAARIKLSRADLNRYFSFGGFGSDAQNRTALIQKAIERGRSIMGESKKDMRVVVIGDTDLDITCGREAGATTVAVTTGGDSWETLLQAAPDHLLKDLSRSEEFLAILSNLPEPPPSA
- a CDS encoding CBS domain-containing protein; translated protein: MQVGERMKTELLHVSPSDSVRTSWGLLREHQIRHLPVVEDGKLAGIITDRDIRLVFPSAVTAGQREQDPHDALEKVSVQEIMSRPGVTVTSETPIADAARLLLERRIGGLPVVEGEHLVGIITKDDILAAFVEVMEARY
- a CDS encoding alpha/beta hydrolase, which codes for MLEPLLTWSEGERLDGVLHLPGAGRWPCVITAHGLLSAKASDKYLLLAARLTKAGFACLRFDFRGCGESSGQLKDTTVAGRISDLKAVLSHLRDHPALDERFFLLGSSLGGYIALFVAAEAPQVMATALWATPVHLRDLQARKEALTAHGLGAAFFQELARGTFAEVPAGIPRCLIIHGEQDELIPHRHGRALYEQAKEPKALEIMVGADHRFSNRKHREEAVRLSIAWFKRYV
- a CDS encoding CBS domain-containing protein, producing the protein MYTVVSIMKSPVVSIEANKSVAEAIHQMQEKGISSLMVTPATPGEPEGMMTKRDIISKVVSHGKDPKTLNVQDVMTTSLITVPPDYPLADAARLMSEKGIRRVLVRQGGKIIGIVSDTDIFRAVEESGWGPNY
- a CDS encoding M20/M25/M40 family metallo-hydrolase, encoding MINRDRMRDHFLTLVQIDSPSRKEREIAMHLKEELTSLGAEVSFDQTDQMVGGTVGNLIARIPGTRSGGTPFLLCAHMDTVGPGQGIKPQVEENLIKSDGSTILGADDKSGIAIICEVLRALQKEKVPYAELEILFTICEESSLLGARHLDVSRLHARTGLILDSSDPDRLITRAPAANRLQFTLQGFEAHAGVCPERGINAIRIASEAIAGMRLGRLDDETTANIGTIEGGIAINIIPSAVTVHGEARSHDEAKLKAQTEHMIRCFEEAAGQHQLTLDGTTHRGQVTYQVQRDYDRLFIPEDARIVQLVRHAAHTLGREITLWRTGGASDANFLCAKGLEVANVGTGQREVHTVREYLLLDDMVRSAELVLNTVKLHASMS
- a CDS encoding SDR family oxidoreductase, whose amino-acid sequence is MVSNQLSGWALVLGASSGFGEATSLALARAGMHIFGVHMDRKATVANVERIVGEIRGMGRETHFFNMNAADEEKRREALDQMEKVLKERGEEGGVKVLLHSLAFGTLKPFVAANPAGAINKVQMDMTVDVMAHSLVYWVQDLVRRGLMREGGRVFAMTSSGGHRVWHTYGAVSAAKAALESHVRQLALELAQMGITVNAVRAGVTDTPALRKIPGHEKMIEGAQERNPFHRITTPADVAAAMVGLCQPGVYWVTGNVIGVDGGEDIVG